A window of Myxococcales bacterium contains these coding sequences:
- a CDS encoding BamA/TamA family outer membrane protein — protein sequence MRSFALPFGLALALVTLAPRAFAQDDPSAPSAPAADAGPPPAEGDAQATAPAAPPTTPAAAKAPDAAPEPVAKGAPAAEPAPTPSEPKKPSRGVRDAERKKKGHATNAHEDKGAFHIGSGHHDAEEEATHPAVLPVLGGSSDIGFMFGLAGAVSHVAPGYHPHKWFGSGLFSLSVRDGEIVQQAARLRLDFPHFMGTEWRVMPGVTYDRTINRPYFGIGNMAPLTIDPVTGELPGGNLYKYPTRDLRVRVYAERELDGPWEIITGLQVRYTNPEPYPGSQLERDAIGDPARGIAPLIGVHEHTAVIPQLGIIYDTRDDEVMPKEGSLHMAAMRMSMAFPTSSRVRSFAFDTTLRKYFHLGGPFIFAVRLIGDFTFGNPAYYDYITGGSFGTFDFLGGALGVRGVPAGRFGGLAKVAANSELRFMYPWTKIFGAKFRAGHAVFFDTGRSFVDYGTADPRDGELWRLHWGAGGALYIQLNEALFRAELAYSPDAAAVNPSFPFGFYLMDGVMF from the coding sequence ATGCGCTCCTTCGCCCTTCCTTTTGGCCTCGCGCTCGCCCTCGTCACGCTCGCTCCTCGAGCCTTCGCGCAAGACGATCCCTCGGCTCCTTCGGCGCCCGCGGCCGACGCGGGCCCACCTCCTGCCGAGGGCGACGCCCAAGCCACAGCGCCCGCTGCGCCGCCCACGACCCCTGCCGCGGCGAAGGCCCCTGACGCCGCCCCCGAGCCCGTCGCGAAGGGCGCCCCTGCCGCAGAGCCTGCCCCGACGCCGTCCGAGCCGAAGAAGCCCTCGCGCGGCGTGAGGGATGCCGAGCGCAAGAAGAAGGGGCACGCGACGAACGCGCACGAGGACAAGGGCGCGTTCCACATCGGCTCCGGCCACCACGACGCCGAAGAAGAGGCCACGCACCCCGCGGTGCTCCCGGTGCTCGGCGGCTCGAGCGACATCGGCTTCATGTTCGGCCTCGCCGGCGCCGTGAGCCACGTCGCGCCCGGGTACCACCCGCACAAGTGGTTCGGCTCCGGGCTCTTCTCGCTCAGCGTGAGGGACGGCGAGATCGTGCAGCAGGCCGCGCGCCTCCGGCTCGACTTCCCGCACTTCATGGGCACCGAGTGGCGCGTCATGCCGGGAGTCACCTACGACCGCACGATCAACCGGCCGTACTTCGGCATCGGCAACATGGCGCCGCTCACCATCGATCCGGTGACGGGCGAGCTCCCAGGCGGGAACCTCTACAAGTACCCCACGAGGGATCTCCGCGTGCGCGTCTACGCCGAGCGCGAGCTCGACGGCCCATGGGAGATCATCACCGGCCTCCAGGTCCGCTACACGAACCCCGAGCCCTACCCGGGCAGCCAGCTCGAACGCGACGCCATCGGAGACCCCGCGCGCGGCATCGCGCCGCTCATCGGCGTGCACGAGCACACGGCCGTCATCCCGCAGCTCGGCATCATCTACGACACCCGCGACGACGAGGTCATGCCCAAAGAGGGCTCGCTCCACATGGCCGCCATGCGAATGTCGATGGCGTTCCCCACGTCGTCGCGCGTGCGGAGCTTCGCGTTCGACACGACGCTGCGAAAGTACTTCCACCTCGGCGGGCCGTTCATCTTCGCGGTGCGCCTCATCGGCGACTTCACCTTCGGGAACCCGGCGTATTACGACTACATCACCGGCGGGAGCTTCGGCACGTTCGACTTCTTGGGCGGCGCGCTCGGCGTGCGCGGCGTGCCCGCGGGCCGGTTCGGCGGCCTCGCCAAGGTCGCGGCCAACTCCGAGCTCAGGTTCATGTACCCGTGGACGAAGATCTTCGGCGCCAAGTTCCGCGCCGGGCACGCCGTGTTCTTCGACACGGGCCGCTCCTTCGTCGACTACGGCACGGCCGATCCGCGCGACGGCGAGCTCTGGCGCCTCCACTGGGGCGCCGGTGGCGCGCTCTACATCCAGCTCAACGAGGCCCTCTTCCGCGCCGAGCTCGCCTACTCCCCGGACGCGGCAGCCGTGAACCCGAGCTTCCCGTTCGGGTTCTACCTCATGGACGGCGTCATGTTCTGA
- a CDS encoding efflux RND transporter permease subunit: MTRLALKNPIAILMISLAMLVFSAVVTPRMSVDTFPELTPPSLVIGTLAPGLGPKDVEKTLTWRIEKYVGATPGVDHVESISKNNMSIVYVWLKWGTDLNAAQTLVQQQVTFAMAAVPKTLGVVPPFVLQYDPSNAPVVQVVVTGGGLSGAQLYDYAFNNIQPLLEGIPGVASAAPGGGRQRQINVVVDPVAAQARGVTATEISAAVAQSNALLPSGAFLTPRFNANVYTNAVPERVKTIGDATVKMKNGHPVYIRDVARVEDGASPEAQAVTMNSSPAVRISVMRVPGGNTLEIVEAVHKQVEKLKKDLPPGIEVTTCFDQSTFVRTSYEGLKTEILRALVLIAIVILIFLQSVRGTLIVSVAIPLSFAITLLVLYATGQTLNAFTLGGLTLAMGRLIDDAVVVLESIHKEQTRGKDPFQAALDGTNAVALPVLASTLTTMAVLLPVLLLAGLAKKLFAPLALTVAVAMTASYFVSVAVTPVACRHFLGHGEPPRWAKFLESKIQGLASSYANALRVALPSGRFIVAGSIVLVVTSVVAAMRLPTTFFPEVDEGIETIYVRMSPGTPIEEGSAKLAAMSEVLRQKLPKDSVQLVFTNLGTPNNARSAISSPNVGPHTGFIQIALVDAEHRKVSQREIADLSRKILTEEFPGIETLQAPGGLVAKVFLGGYPGPLVLEVRGDNLLELEDQAKAIAEVARTVPGIADVKVSLENNFPEVRVETTREQASLVGLTPRAAAQTTLEATLGNINSPAVWIDPNNGQSYYVVTQYDAKKVGDPAALAQIAGRVTEDGKAVPLGVYGGVRRTLGPIAIERNQLQRAAHVIMQTEGRDIGTAAAELEKKLGENERTRGIKADFVGQVQLMRTTFDGIGVAIALAIMVVFAIMASQFKSVRLPLIMLFTIPVALVGVVVALLAAGQGLSIAALMGVLMVIGISVSNGILLVDDANRRYLDGADKVESVIEAARSRFVPIAMTSLATIVGLVPTALGLEAGTEANQPLALAVVGGLTSSTVLSLFLVPVMFLRIATRPVEAAGPSHPHTSEALPA; the protein is encoded by the coding sequence ATGACCAGGCTCGCCCTCAAGAACCCCATTGCCATCCTGATGATCAGCCTCGCGATGCTGGTCTTCTCGGCGGTGGTGACGCCGCGCATGTCGGTCGACACGTTCCCAGAGCTGACGCCCCCGTCGCTCGTCATCGGCACGCTGGCGCCCGGGCTCGGCCCGAAGGACGTCGAGAAGACCCTCACGTGGCGCATCGAGAAGTACGTCGGGGCGACGCCGGGCGTCGATCACGTCGAGTCCATCTCGAAGAACAACATGAGCATCGTGTACGTGTGGCTGAAGTGGGGCACCGACCTCAACGCCGCGCAGACGCTCGTGCAGCAGCAGGTCACCTTCGCGATGGCCGCGGTGCCGAAGACGCTCGGCGTGGTGCCACCCTTCGTGCTCCAGTACGACCCCTCGAACGCTCCGGTCGTGCAGGTGGTCGTGACGGGCGGTGGTCTCTCGGGCGCGCAGCTCTACGACTACGCGTTCAACAACATCCAGCCGCTGCTCGAGGGCATCCCCGGCGTGGCGAGCGCGGCCCCGGGCGGTGGCCGGCAGCGCCAGATCAACGTGGTCGTCGACCCGGTCGCCGCGCAAGCCCGCGGTGTGACGGCCACCGAGATCTCCGCCGCGGTCGCACAGTCGAACGCGCTCCTCCCGTCAGGGGCCTTCCTCACTCCACGCTTCAACGCGAACGTGTACACGAACGCGGTCCCCGAGCGGGTGAAGACGATCGGCGACGCGACGGTCAAGATGAAGAACGGGCACCCTGTGTACATCCGTGACGTGGCCCGCGTGGAGGACGGCGCGAGCCCCGAGGCCCAGGCCGTCACGATGAACTCGAGCCCCGCCGTGCGCATCAGCGTCATGCGCGTCCCGGGCGGGAACACGCTCGAGATCGTGGAGGCCGTGCACAAGCAGGTCGAGAAGCTCAAGAAGGACCTGCCCCCGGGGATCGAGGTGACCACCTGCTTCGACCAATCGACCTTCGTGCGTACGAGCTACGAGGGGCTCAAGACGGAGATCCTTCGCGCCCTCGTCCTCATCGCCATCGTCATCTTGATCTTCCTCCAGAGCGTCCGCGGCACGCTCATCGTGAGCGTCGCGATCCCACTCTCGTTCGCGATCACGCTCCTCGTGCTCTACGCCACGGGGCAGACGCTGAACGCCTTCACGCTCGGCGGGCTCACGCTCGCCATGGGGCGCCTCATCGACGACGCGGTCGTCGTGCTCGAGTCGATCCACAAGGAGCAGACACGCGGGAAGGACCCGTTCCAGGCAGCCCTCGACGGCACGAACGCCGTGGCCTTGCCGGTGCTCGCGTCGACCTTGACGACGATGGCGGTGCTCCTCCCGGTGCTGCTCTTGGCGGGCCTCGCGAAGAAGCTCTTCGCGCCGCTCGCGCTGACCGTGGCCGTGGCCATGACGGCCTCGTACTTCGTGTCGGTGGCCGTCACGCCGGTCGCGTGCAGGCACTTTCTGGGGCACGGCGAGCCTCCGCGGTGGGCGAAGTTCCTCGAGTCCAAGATCCAAGGCCTCGCGAGCAGCTACGCGAACGCGCTCCGGGTCGCGCTCCCCAGTGGGCGATTCATCGTCGCGGGCTCGATCGTGCTCGTCGTGACGTCGGTCGTCGCTGCGATGCGGCTCCCGACCACGTTCTTCCCCGAGGTCGACGAGGGTATCGAGACCATCTACGTCCGCATGTCGCCGGGGACGCCCATCGAGGAAGGCAGCGCGAAGCTCGCGGCGATGAGCGAGGTGCTAAGGCAGAAGCTCCCGAAGGACTCGGTCCAGCTCGTCTTCACGAACCTTGGCACGCCGAACAACGCGCGCTCGGCCATCTCGAGCCCGAACGTGGGGCCTCACACGGGGTTCATCCAGATAGCCCTCGTCGACGCCGAGCACCGGAAGGTGTCCCAGCGTGAAATCGCCGACCTGTCGCGGAAGATCCTCACGGAGGAGTTCCCCGGCATCGAGACGCTCCAGGCGCCGGGCGGCCTCGTGGCCAAGGTCTTCCTCGGCGGTTACCCGGGCCCGCTCGTCCTCGAGGTCCGCGGCGACAACCTGCTCGAGCTCGAGGATCAAGCCAAGGCCATCGCCGAGGTGGCGCGCACGGTGCCCGGCATCGCCGACGTGAAGGTTTCCCTCGAGAACAACTTCCCCGAGGTGCGCGTCGAGACCACGCGCGAGCAGGCGAGCCTCGTCGGGCTCACGCCTCGCGCGGCCGCCCAGACGACGCTCGAGGCCACGCTCGGGAACATCAACTCGCCGGCGGTGTGGATCGATCCGAACAACGGGCAGTCGTACTACGTCGTCACGCAGTACGACGCGAAGAAGGTCGGCGATCCCGCGGCGCTCGCTCAGATCGCGGGCCGCGTGACGGAGGACGGAAAGGCCGTCCCCCTGGGGGTGTACGGCGGAGTGCGGCGAACCCTCGGCCCCATCGCCATCGAGCGGAACCAGCTCCAACGGGCCGCCCACGTGATCATGCAGACCGAGGGGCGTGACATCGGCACGGCGGCCGCCGAGCTCGAGAAGAAGCTCGGTGAGAACGAGCGCACCCGCGGCATCAAGGCCGACTTCGTGGGGCAGGTGCAGCTGATGCGCACCACGTTCGACGGCATCGGCGTCGCGATCGCGCTCGCCATCATGGTCGTGTTCGCGATCATGGCCTCGCAGTTCAAATCCGTGCGCCTGCCGCTCATCATGCTCTTCACCATCCCGGTCGCGCTCGTCGGAGTGGTCGTCGCGCTGCTCGCGGCGGGCCAAGGCCTCTCGATCGCCGCCCTCATGGGGGTGCTCATGGTCATCGGCATCAGCGTATCGAACGGCATCCTCTTGGTGGATGACGCGAACCGGCGCTACCTCGACGGCGCGGACAAGGTCGAGTCGGTCATCGAGGCGGCGAGGTCCCGCTTCGTCCCCATCGCGATGACGAGCCTCGCCACGATCGTAGGCCTCGTCCCCACCGCGCTCGGCCTGGAGGCCGGGACGGAGGCGAACCAACCCCTCGCCCTGGCCGTCGTCGGCGGCCTCACGTCGAGCACGGTGCTGTCCCTCTTCCTCGTTCCGGTGATGTTCCTGCGCATCGCCACCCGCCCGGTCGAAGCGGCCGGCCCGTCCCACCCGCACACCTCGGAAGCCCTCCCCGCATGA
- a CDS encoding TolC family protein: protein MKARSLFLVVPALCAGALSARADEASPRPEPQKAPEVAEASASVPTMTLAECLAYAKAHAPEVRLAEARLRAQTAQAESTGSAWYPTVGVTAQLFGATANNTTGSYVGTRSFDLPRVGGTRANGTDMTPYASTMVAAGVNQTVFEFGRIAAQRAAQDAQVRAERERLRQDALTSAFAVEEAYWAVLVSKVIVRSAEEAHTRAKAIRDQAEAQVKAGLRAQGNLARAEADLARIDAQRARAVGNVRVAEGVLAATMGHDKPFVSAKDAPRTDAEMPSLTEAIARAKTRSPRILRVLAELSAEEKRTKAIGAEVRPTVYATASASLRAGGQMSNQNTELEGKGFLPYVPNWDVGLVLAWPIFDGTVSGREDAQRAREEQKREELRATEYANAADIRRAYVELDTTRAQLGSLERAVTAARANYDQAAAQFASGLGNAVDVAQASLLVVDAESGLAVATFQLARARAQLGRLLAEDSR, encoded by the coding sequence ATGAAGGCTCGGTCCCTCTTCCTCGTCGTGCCCGCCCTGTGCGCGGGCGCGCTCTCCGCTCGGGCGGACGAGGCCTCGCCGCGCCCGGAGCCGCAAAAGGCCCCGGAGGTCGCGGAAGCGAGCGCCTCCGTGCCCACCATGACGCTCGCCGAGTGCCTCGCGTACGCCAAAGCTCACGCCCCCGAGGTGCGCCTGGCCGAAGCGAGGCTGCGCGCGCAGACCGCGCAGGCCGAGAGCACGGGCTCCGCCTGGTACCCGACGGTGGGCGTCACGGCGCAGCTCTTCGGCGCCACGGCGAACAACACCACGGGCTCGTACGTGGGCACGCGCAGCTTCGACTTGCCCCGCGTGGGCGGCACCCGGGCGAACGGCACCGACATGACGCCCTACGCGTCGACCATGGTGGCCGCGGGCGTAAACCAGACGGTGTTCGAGTTCGGCCGCATCGCCGCCCAGCGGGCCGCGCAGGACGCGCAGGTCCGCGCCGAGCGCGAGCGCCTCCGCCAAGACGCCCTCACCTCGGCGTTCGCGGTCGAGGAGGCGTACTGGGCGGTGCTCGTGTCGAAGGTGATCGTGCGCTCGGCCGAGGAGGCCCACACCCGCGCGAAGGCGATCCGTGACCAGGCCGAGGCGCAGGTGAAGGCCGGGCTCCGCGCGCAAGGCAACCTCGCCCGCGCCGAGGCCGACCTCGCGAGGATCGACGCGCAGCGCGCGCGCGCCGTGGGCAACGTGCGCGTCGCCGAGGGAGTGCTCGCGGCCACCATGGGGCACGACAAGCCGTTCGTCTCGGCCAAGGACGCGCCCCGGACCGACGCCGAGATGCCGAGCCTCACCGAGGCCATCGCGCGCGCCAAGACCCGCTCCCCACGCATCCTGCGCGTGCTCGCCGAGCTCTCGGCCGAGGAGAAGCGCACGAAGGCCATCGGCGCCGAGGTGCGGCCCACGGTGTACGCCACGGCGAGCGCGTCGCTGCGCGCGGGCGGGCAGATGTCGAACCAGAACACCGAGCTCGAGGGCAAGGGCTTCCTCCCGTACGTGCCGAACTGGGACGTGGGCCTCGTGCTCGCGTGGCCCATCTTCGACGGCACGGTGAGCGGCCGCGAGGACGCGCAGCGCGCCCGCGAGGAGCAGAAGCGCGAGGAGCTCCGCGCCACCGAGTACGCCAACGCAGCCGACATCCGGCGCGCGTACGTCGAGCTCGACACCACGCGGGCGCAGCTCGGATCGCTCGAGCGGGCCGTGACCGCGGCGCGCGCGAACTACGATCAAGCCGCGGCGCAGTTCGCGTCGGGGCTCGGAAACGCCGTCGACGTGGCGCAAGCCTCCCTCCTCGTGGTGGACGCCGAGTCCGGCCTCGCCGTCGCCACCTTCCAGCTTGCCCGAGCTCGCGCCCAGCTCGGGCGCCTTCTCGCCGAGGACTCCCGATGA
- a CDS encoding efflux RND transporter periplasmic adaptor subunit, with protein sequence MTDTTSPSPPLPSPSKRSASGIIVAATLGAVALVAGFVYRAERSANKTTLAQSAKPVSAIEAVAAKYRTKRSYVATVEPWVEAKLGPQLVSAYVDTVLVRPGTVVKKGEVLATLDCKSASAQAQTVAMQARALDTRQKALADEAARMQGLVGKGFIAENEAAQKAAQSAAEESQLLAAKAKMLGTSLEVNDCVLRAPFEGEVATRYVDPGAFVKPGNPIVSVVDRSTVRIVADAPEVDFGVVEPKTKVLVSLLSTKATLEAVISRRSPFADPGTRTIRFELDVPDPQKSMPVGTTAELTIDVGEPMSVTEIPSTAASIKGTKAAVFVLEGDVAKLMSIPIKGEGAGKLYLAQDLKPGSRVVTEGRALLNDGDKVTAKLVQPYVPTGESGAKPPPSPSPSASTTGHTP encoded by the coding sequence ATGACCGACACGACCTCTCCTTCGCCCCCTCTCCCTTCCCCGTCGAAGCGCTCCGCGAGCGGGATCATCGTCGCCGCCACGCTCGGGGCCGTCGCGCTCGTCGCTGGCTTCGTCTACCGCGCGGAGCGCTCGGCCAACAAGACCACGCTCGCGCAGAGCGCGAAGCCCGTGAGCGCGATCGAGGCGGTCGCCGCCAAGTACCGCACCAAGCGGAGCTACGTGGCGACGGTCGAGCCGTGGGTCGAGGCCAAGCTCGGCCCGCAGCTCGTCTCGGCGTACGTCGACACGGTGCTCGTGCGGCCGGGCACGGTCGTGAAGAAGGGCGAGGTCTTGGCCACGCTCGACTGCAAGAGCGCGAGCGCCCAAGCCCAGACCGTGGCGATGCAGGCCCGAGCGCTCGACACCCGCCAAAAGGCCCTCGCCGACGAGGCGGCGCGCATGCAAGGGCTCGTGGGCAAGGGCTTCATCGCCGAGAACGAGGCCGCCCAGAAGGCCGCCCAGAGCGCCGCCGAAGAGTCCCAGCTCCTCGCGGCCAAGGCGAAGATGCTCGGCACGTCCCTCGAGGTGAACGACTGCGTCCTACGCGCGCCCTTCGAGGGAGAGGTCGCCACGCGGTACGTCGATCCGGGCGCCTTCGTGAAGCCCGGGAACCCCATCGTCTCGGTCGTCGACAGATCGACCGTGCGTATCGTCGCCGATGCGCCCGAGGTCGACTTCGGGGTGGTCGAGCCGAAGACCAAGGTCCTCGTGTCGCTCTTGTCGACCAAGGCGACGCTCGAGGCGGTCATCTCGCGGCGCTCTCCGTTCGCCGATCCGGGGACGCGCACCATCCGCTTCGAGCTCGACGTGCCCGACCCGCAGAAGTCGATGCCGGTGGGGACGACCGCGGAGCTCACGATCGACGTGGGAGAGCCCATGAGCGTGACCGAGATCCCGAGCACGGCGGCGAGCATCAAGGGAACGAAGGCCGCCGTGTTCGTGCTCGAGGGCGACGTGGCGAAGCTCATGAGCATCCCGATCAAAGGGGAGGGCGCCGGGAAGCTCTACCTCGCCCAAGATCTCAAGCCCGGGAGCCGGGTGGTGACCGAGGGCCGCGCGCTCTTGAACGACGGAGACAAGGTCACCGCCAAGCTCGTCCAGCCCTACGTGCCCACGGGCGAGTCGGGCGCGAAGCCGCCCCCGTCGCCCTCCCCTTCGGCCAGCACGACGGGGCACACGCCATGA